From Stigmatopora nigra isolate UIUO_SnigA chromosome 5, RoL_Snig_1.1, whole genome shotgun sequence, a single genomic window includes:
- the suco gene encoding SUN domain-containing ossification factor isoform X6, translated as MKRLRILIVCLIVALLCWCPNHHANCSEHSLSDPGQPAADKDDNNQPNEHTQEQVSMQLQEAEEQTIQTSYDVGLEAERAADNVHQEETLNPQTVEEDVTNSDQKSDLPPAASEDELSSEPEIESELQTDSQLPDQPGEQEALVSDLSPEQDHENDNTVELLVEEAAENQLPTDLDPSVPEHEVDDTPTSKSDGTSSSDAMRVASAGDEPPADIFVFAECPDSQCGLDPPKLATCENSFFGSPLLREENKEDQKSSKIPDCSLEMGDSSTLANVDEVQEEEEQKEKEEQQKEQEKEGSGKVQQDNASLHQNQAGENFAGKESDPSVPSKDDIPTFDEWKKQVMEVEKEKSQNLHTATSGVVNPVKKVQKNFKNNYASVECGAKILSANNEAKSTSAILMENMDLYMLNPCSNKIWFVIELCEPIQVKQLDIANFELFSSTPKDFLVSLSDRYPTNKWVKLGTFHARDERIIQSFPLDEQLYAKYVKVELLSHFGSEHFCPLSLFRVFGTSMVEEYEEISDSQYPSERLEYPDEDFDYPFGFQPSDDKASKNLLGSATNAILNMVNNLAANVLGGKPELEGHVGVQDNVTEELLTNKEENVEVEPDTTVETPQDPTVEIPVESEEPPAAEDTALSSTSISSPETHVDRRIVTLVEEEDDEEEPRQSTVTLLEEEDEEKIEEVLDRDSSAYCPFLTSMSCLATLPELLHRWCAVVLAQERLRKLRTQTSSVVSTPSTPSMPVQIPTPTREVLPLTENPPEPEETLPGQNVGGPLGELPLTPHTPLLELQLEPSRTSTLLPNSFSDIYGSMTPTHEELLLPPIKDVAPNSVSIPLVQATPLPDTQPLSAATPPLVPISPPPLPSLEADTPETALPTPKEQDLPTASRPEDLILPPTEQLTTPPVTDSNETGVLQNSNVTLEEHVDPQGGEPHRVESADEELLNGSANRAATDFYAELQNGVDYNNGVATGGNSATTSNGAAVHGSSQKESVFMRLNNRIKALEMNMSLSGRYLEELSQRYRKQMEEMQRAFNKTIIKLQNTSRIAEKQDQKQQDSIQALQSQLGNLTKLLGNLTVTVEKLQKEVSDRQCYLVFALVLCLSLGLLMCGQCCRSSCATPHADTTVGTVAAATNTTTTTTATAPKSNNYPSPKRCFSSYDDMSLKRRVSCPLVRSKSFHLSSSAEVGPDDLYIVEPLRFSPEKKKKRCKTKSLDKVETLKASDPSAPLTNGVIKCNGFHASPHPLLPPAPWLPPPPPPPPPPPTTTQSAPEDTPSAPAFSAKEPPSEPSSSSSSTHSEDSFVVRLQPPSLAFSYGAPPPTTALRAALPPPPPPKSRQEKRLTKRRKSRHGQLADNRPVSQPAVRQLMKRGKELGRVTAVGGQI; from the exons ATGAAGAGGCTGCGTATTCTGATCGTGTGCCTCATTGTAGCTCTCTTATGCTG gtgCCCCAATCATCATGCCAATTGTTCAGAGCACAGCTTGTCTGATCCAGGTCAGCCTGCTGCTGACAAAGACGACAACAACCAGCCTAATGAGCATACGCAGGAGCAGGTCTCCATGCAACTCCAG gagGCGGAAGAACAAACGATACAGACCTCCTATGATGTTGGACTAGAGGCTGAGAGAGCAGCAGATAATGTACACCAAGAAGAG ACGTTAAATCCACAAACAGTTGAAGAAGATGTAACAAATTCAGACCAAAAGTCTGATCTACCACCTGCTGCTTCCGAGGATGAACTCTCATCGGAACCTGAGATCGAGTCAGAGCTACAGACTGACTCGCAGCTCCCAGACCAGCCTGGTGAACAGGAAGCCTTAGTCTCGGATTTGAGCCCAGAACAGGACCATGAAAACGACAATACCGTGGAACTGCTTGTCGAGGAGGCTGCCGAAAATCAACTCCCAACCGATTTGGATCCATCTGTACCTGAACATGAAGTGGACGACACACCTACCTCAAAGAGCGATGGGACGTCTTCTTCGGA TGCAATGCGGGTTGCCAGTGCAGGAGACGAGCCCCCAGCAGACATCTTTGTCTTTGCCGAGTGCCCTGACTCGCAGTGTGGGCTCGACCCCCCCAAACTGGCAACCTGTGAAAACTCCTTTTTTGGCAGCCCCCTCCTCAG AGAGGAAAATAAAGAGGACCAGAAATCAAGCAAGATCCCTGATTGCAGTCTAGAAATGGGGGATTCGTCCACTTTGGCCAACGTGGATGAGgtacaggaggaggaggaacaaaaggagaaggaggagcagcagaaggagcaagaGAAGGAGGGAAGCGGCAAAGTGCAGCAGGACAATGCCTCTTTGCACCAGAATCAG GCGGGGGAGAATTTTGCTGGCAAGGAGTCCGATCCTTCAGTCCCCAGCAAAGATGACATCCCAACCTTTGACGAGTGGAAGAAACAAGTCATGGAGGTGGAGAAGGAAAAAA GTCAAAATCTTCACACCGCCACCAGCGGCGTTGTCAATCCTGTGAAGAAAGtgcaaaaaaacttcaaaaacaACTACGCCTCAGTGGAGTGTGGCGCTAAAATACTCTCTGCAAACAATGAGGCCAAG AGCACGTCAGCTATTCTCATGGAGAATATGGATCTTTATATGCTGAATCCCTGCAGCAACAAAATCTG GTTTGTGATCGAGCTCTGTGAGCCCATTCAAGTCAAACAGCTGGACATTGCCAATTTTGAACTCTTCTCATCGACACCGAAAGACTTCCTTGTCTCACTGAGTGACAG aTACCCCACCAACAAGTGGGTGAAGCTGGGGACCTTTCACGCCCGTGACGAGCGCATCATACAGAGCTTTCCACTGGATGAACAACTTTATGCTAAATATGTCAAG GTTGAGCTGCTTTCCCACTTTGGCTCCGAACACTTCTGTCCTCTGAGTCTCTTCAG GGTGTTTGGTACCAGCATGGTGGAGGAATATGAGGAGATCTCAGATTCTCAGTATCCTTCTGAAAGGCTAGAGTACCCGGATGAAGATTTTG ATTATCCGTTTGGTTTTCAACCTTCTGATGACAAGGCATCTAAAAACCTGCTTGGATCCGCAACCA ATGCCATCCTCAACATGGTCAACAACTTAGCAGCTAATGTGCTTGGTGGGAAACCTGAACTGGAGGGCCATGTAGGCGTTCAAG ATAATGTGACAGAAGAACTGCTGACCAACAAGGAGGAGAATGTGGAGGTTGAACCCGACACAACAGTGGAAACCCCTCAAGACCCGACAGT AGAGATCCCCGTAGAATCAGAAGAGCCCCCAGCCGCTGAGGACACCGCTCTTTCTTCCACGTCCATCTCTTCCCCCGAAACTCACGTGGACAGGCGAATTGTGACCCtcgtagaagaagaagacgacgaGGAAGAACCTCGACAGTCTACCGTCACCTTGTTggaggaagaggacgaggaGAAAATTGAAGAGGTGCTAGACAGGGACAGCTCGGCATACTGTCCTTTCTTGACATCAATGTCTTGCCTCGCCACGCTACCGGAATTGCTTCACCGCTGGTGCGCCGTGGTCTTGGCCCAGGAGCGACTCCGTAAACTTCGCACCCAGACCAGCTCTGTCGTAAGCACCCCCAGCACCCCATCCATGCCTGTACAGATCCCCACACCAACACGGGAAGTCCTCCCCCTCACTGAAAACCCCCCAGAGCCGGAGGAAACGCTTCCAGGCCAAAACGTGGGCGGACCGCTCGGCGAGCTCCCCCTCACGCCGCACACTCCCCTGCTCGAGCTCCAGTTGGAGCCCAGCAGGACGTCTACCCTCCTCCCCAACAGCTTCTCGGACATCTACGGCTCCATGACTCCCACCCACGAGGAATTGCTATTGCCCCCCATCAAGGATGTGGCCCCGAACTCCGTTTCCATTCCGCTTGTTCAGGCTACCCCTCTCCCTGACACGCAGCCTTTGAGCGCCGCTACTCCTCCCTTGGTGCCCATCTCCCCACCACCGCTTCCCAGCCTTGAGGCGGATACCCCCGAGACGGCTCTCCCCACCCCTAAAGAACAAGATCTTCCCACGGCATCACGCCCCGAAGACCTGATCCTCCCTCCCACCGAGCAACTAACCACTCCGCCCGTAACGGACTCTAACGAAACCGGCGTCCTGCAAAACTCCAACGTGACTCTAGAAGAGCACGTGGACCCCCAAGGAGGGGAACCCCATCGGGTAGAAAGCGCAGATGAAGAGCTATTAAACGGCAGCGCTAACCGAGCGGCCACCGATTTCTACGCCGAACTGCAGAACGGCGTGGACTACAACAACGGTGTGGCCACGGGCGGTAACAGTGCGACCACGTCCAATGGGGCGGCCGTACACGGCTCCAGCCAGAAAGAGAGCGTCTTCATGAGGCTGAACAACCGGATCAAAGCCCTGGAGATGAACATGAGTCTATCGGGGAGAtacctggaagagcttagccaGAG ATACCGCAAACAGATGGAGGAGATGCAGAGGGCGTTCAACAAGACCATCATCAAGTTGCAGAACACCTCACGCATTGCAGAGAAACAG GACCAGAAACAGCAAGACTCCATCCAGGCTCTGCAGAGTCAGCTGGGGAACCTCACAAAACTGCTGGGCAATCTCACTGTCACTGTGGAAAAACTTCAGAAAGAG GTGTCGGACCGTCAGTGCTACCTGGTCTTCGCTCTGGTACTGTGCTTGTCCCTGGGACTGCTGATGTGCGGACAGTGCTGCCGCAGCTCCTGCGCCACCCCCCACGCCGACACGACAGTCGGCACCGTGGCGGCGGCGACGAAcacgacgacgacaacgacggCAACGGCGCCCAAGAGCAACAACTACCCAAGCCCCAAAAGATGCTTCTCCTCCTACGACGACATGAGCCTGAAGCGCAGGGTGTCATGTCCGCTGGTGCGCTCCAAATCCTTCCACCTGTCGTCTTCTGCCGAAG TAGGTCCAGATGACTTGTATATTGTAGAGCCGCTAAGGTTTTCTCCAGAGAAAAAG AAAAAACGCTGTAAAACAAAATCTTTAGACAAGGTGGAAACACTGAAGGCGTCTGACCCCTCTGCACCCCTCACCAATGGCGTCATTAAATGCAACGGCTTCCACGCAAGCCCCCACCCTTTGCTCCCACCAGCACCATGGctccctcctccaccaccaccaccaccaccaccacccactaCTACTCAATCTGCCCCCGAGGACACCCCATCAGCACCCGCCTTTTCCGCAAAGGAGCCCCCCTCGGAGCCCTCTAGCTCCAGCTCGTCCACCCACTCGGAGGATTCATTCGTCGTGCGTCTGCAGCCTCCCTCGCTGGCCTTCTCTTACGGCGCGCCGCCCCCGACGACGGCACTCCGGGCCGCACTCCCCCCTCCGCCCCCACCCAAATCCCGGCAAGAGAAGCGCCTCACCAAGCGACGGAAATCACGTCACGGTCAGTTGGCGGACAATCGCCCGGTTTCGCAGCCCGCCGTGCGACAGCTCATGAAGCGCGGTAAAGAACTCGGCCGCGTTACGGCGGTCGGCGGACAAATCTGA
- the suco gene encoding SUN domain-containing ossification factor isoform X1 has translation MKRLRILIVCLIVALLCWCPNHHANCSEHSLSDPGQPAADKDDNNQPNEHTQEQVSMQLQEAEEQTIQTSYDVGLEAERAADNVHQEETLNPQTVEEDVTNSDQKSDLPPAASEDELSSEPEIESELQTDSQLPDQPGEQEALVSDLSPEQDHENDNTVELLVEEAAENQLPTDLDPSVPEHEVDDTPTSKSDGTSSSDAMRVASAGDEPPADIFVFAECPDSQCGLDPPKLATCENSFFGSPLLREENKEDQKSSKIPDCSLEMGDSSTLANVDEVQEEEEQKEKEEQQKEQEKEGSGKVQQDNASLHQNQAGENFAGKESDPSVPSKDDIPTFDEWKKQVMEVEKEKSQNLHTATSGVVNPVKKVQKNFKNNYASVECGAKILSANNEAKSTSAILMENMDLYMLNPCSNKIWFVIELCEPIQVKQLDIANFELFSSTPKDFLVSLSDRYPTNKWVKLGTFHARDERIIQSFPLDEQLYAKYVKMFIKYIKVELLSHFGSEHFCPLSLFRVFGTSMVEEYEEISDSQYPSERLEYPDEDFDYPFGFQPSDDKASKNLLGSATNAILNMVNNLAANVLGGKPELEGHVGVQDNVTEELLTNKEENVEVEPDTTVETPQDPTVEIPVESEEPPAAEDTALSSTSISSPETHVDRRIVTLVEEEDDEEEPRQSTVTLLEEEDEEKIEEVLDRDSSAYCPFLTSMSCLATLPELLHRWCAVVLAQERLRKLRTQTSSVVSTPSTPSMPVQIPTPTREVLPLTENPPEPEETLPGQNVGGPLGELPLTPHTPLLELQLEPSRTSTLLPNSFSDIYGSMTPTHEELLLPPIKDVAPNSVSIPLVQATPLPDTQPLSAATPPLVPISPPPLPSLEADTPETALPTPKEQDLPTASRPEDLILPPTEQLTTPPVTDSNETGVLQNSNVTLEEHVDPQGGEPHRVESADEELLNGSANRAATDFYAELQNGVDYNNGVATGGNSATTSNGAAVHGSSQKESVFMRLNNRIKALEMNMSLSGRYLEELSQRYRKQMEEMQRAFNKTIIKLQNTSRIAEKQDQKQQDSIQALQSQLGNLTKLLGNLTVTVEKLQKEVSDRQCYLVFALVLCLSLGLLMCGQCCRSSCATPHADTTVGTVAAATNTTTTTTATAPKSNNYPSPKRCFSSYDDMSLKRRVSCPLVRSKSFHLSSSAEGKHDTNPFTTSPFRLKAVGGGSCAHAGLRRIRTAREALVACGRLFKKASCPPIQTLNMCPCSSTCVPVPFFSTVGPDDLYIVEPLRFSPEKKKKRCKTKSLDKVETLKASDPSAPLTNGVIKCNGFHASPHPLLPPAPWLPPPPPPPPPPPTTTQSAPEDTPSAPAFSAKEPPSEPSSSSSSTHSEDSFVVRLQPPSLAFSYGAPPPTTALRAALPPPPPPKSRQEKRLTKRRKSRHGQLADNRPVSQPAVRQLMKRGKELGRVTAVGGQI, from the exons ATGAAGAGGCTGCGTATTCTGATCGTGTGCCTCATTGTAGCTCTCTTATGCTG gtgCCCCAATCATCATGCCAATTGTTCAGAGCACAGCTTGTCTGATCCAGGTCAGCCTGCTGCTGACAAAGACGACAACAACCAGCCTAATGAGCATACGCAGGAGCAGGTCTCCATGCAACTCCAG gagGCGGAAGAACAAACGATACAGACCTCCTATGATGTTGGACTAGAGGCTGAGAGAGCAGCAGATAATGTACACCAAGAAGAG ACGTTAAATCCACAAACAGTTGAAGAAGATGTAACAAATTCAGACCAAAAGTCTGATCTACCACCTGCTGCTTCCGAGGATGAACTCTCATCGGAACCTGAGATCGAGTCAGAGCTACAGACTGACTCGCAGCTCCCAGACCAGCCTGGTGAACAGGAAGCCTTAGTCTCGGATTTGAGCCCAGAACAGGACCATGAAAACGACAATACCGTGGAACTGCTTGTCGAGGAGGCTGCCGAAAATCAACTCCCAACCGATTTGGATCCATCTGTACCTGAACATGAAGTGGACGACACACCTACCTCAAAGAGCGATGGGACGTCTTCTTCGGA TGCAATGCGGGTTGCCAGTGCAGGAGACGAGCCCCCAGCAGACATCTTTGTCTTTGCCGAGTGCCCTGACTCGCAGTGTGGGCTCGACCCCCCCAAACTGGCAACCTGTGAAAACTCCTTTTTTGGCAGCCCCCTCCTCAG AGAGGAAAATAAAGAGGACCAGAAATCAAGCAAGATCCCTGATTGCAGTCTAGAAATGGGGGATTCGTCCACTTTGGCCAACGTGGATGAGgtacaggaggaggaggaacaaaaggagaaggaggagcagcagaaggagcaagaGAAGGAGGGAAGCGGCAAAGTGCAGCAGGACAATGCCTCTTTGCACCAGAATCAG GCGGGGGAGAATTTTGCTGGCAAGGAGTCCGATCCTTCAGTCCCCAGCAAAGATGACATCCCAACCTTTGACGAGTGGAAGAAACAAGTCATGGAGGTGGAGAAGGAAAAAA GTCAAAATCTTCACACCGCCACCAGCGGCGTTGTCAATCCTGTGAAGAAAGtgcaaaaaaacttcaaaaacaACTACGCCTCAGTGGAGTGTGGCGCTAAAATACTCTCTGCAAACAATGAGGCCAAG AGCACGTCAGCTATTCTCATGGAGAATATGGATCTTTATATGCTGAATCCCTGCAGCAACAAAATCTG GTTTGTGATCGAGCTCTGTGAGCCCATTCAAGTCAAACAGCTGGACATTGCCAATTTTGAACTCTTCTCATCGACACCGAAAGACTTCCTTGTCTCACTGAGTGACAG aTACCCCACCAACAAGTGGGTGAAGCTGGGGACCTTTCACGCCCGTGACGAGCGCATCATACAGAGCTTTCCACTGGATGAACAACTTTATGCTAAATATGTCAAG ATGTTCATCAAGTACATCAAG GTTGAGCTGCTTTCCCACTTTGGCTCCGAACACTTCTGTCCTCTGAGTCTCTTCAG GGTGTTTGGTACCAGCATGGTGGAGGAATATGAGGAGATCTCAGATTCTCAGTATCCTTCTGAAAGGCTAGAGTACCCGGATGAAGATTTTG ATTATCCGTTTGGTTTTCAACCTTCTGATGACAAGGCATCTAAAAACCTGCTTGGATCCGCAACCA ATGCCATCCTCAACATGGTCAACAACTTAGCAGCTAATGTGCTTGGTGGGAAACCTGAACTGGAGGGCCATGTAGGCGTTCAAG ATAATGTGACAGAAGAACTGCTGACCAACAAGGAGGAGAATGTGGAGGTTGAACCCGACACAACAGTGGAAACCCCTCAAGACCCGACAGT AGAGATCCCCGTAGAATCAGAAGAGCCCCCAGCCGCTGAGGACACCGCTCTTTCTTCCACGTCCATCTCTTCCCCCGAAACTCACGTGGACAGGCGAATTGTGACCCtcgtagaagaagaagacgacgaGGAAGAACCTCGACAGTCTACCGTCACCTTGTTggaggaagaggacgaggaGAAAATTGAAGAGGTGCTAGACAGGGACAGCTCGGCATACTGTCCTTTCTTGACATCAATGTCTTGCCTCGCCACGCTACCGGAATTGCTTCACCGCTGGTGCGCCGTGGTCTTGGCCCAGGAGCGACTCCGTAAACTTCGCACCCAGACCAGCTCTGTCGTAAGCACCCCCAGCACCCCATCCATGCCTGTACAGATCCCCACACCAACACGGGAAGTCCTCCCCCTCACTGAAAACCCCCCAGAGCCGGAGGAAACGCTTCCAGGCCAAAACGTGGGCGGACCGCTCGGCGAGCTCCCCCTCACGCCGCACACTCCCCTGCTCGAGCTCCAGTTGGAGCCCAGCAGGACGTCTACCCTCCTCCCCAACAGCTTCTCGGACATCTACGGCTCCATGACTCCCACCCACGAGGAATTGCTATTGCCCCCCATCAAGGATGTGGCCCCGAACTCCGTTTCCATTCCGCTTGTTCAGGCTACCCCTCTCCCTGACACGCAGCCTTTGAGCGCCGCTACTCCTCCCTTGGTGCCCATCTCCCCACCACCGCTTCCCAGCCTTGAGGCGGATACCCCCGAGACGGCTCTCCCCACCCCTAAAGAACAAGATCTTCCCACGGCATCACGCCCCGAAGACCTGATCCTCCCTCCCACCGAGCAACTAACCACTCCGCCCGTAACGGACTCTAACGAAACCGGCGTCCTGCAAAACTCCAACGTGACTCTAGAAGAGCACGTGGACCCCCAAGGAGGGGAACCCCATCGGGTAGAAAGCGCAGATGAAGAGCTATTAAACGGCAGCGCTAACCGAGCGGCCACCGATTTCTACGCCGAACTGCAGAACGGCGTGGACTACAACAACGGTGTGGCCACGGGCGGTAACAGTGCGACCACGTCCAATGGGGCGGCCGTACACGGCTCCAGCCAGAAAGAGAGCGTCTTCATGAGGCTGAACAACCGGATCAAAGCCCTGGAGATGAACATGAGTCTATCGGGGAGAtacctggaagagcttagccaGAG ATACCGCAAACAGATGGAGGAGATGCAGAGGGCGTTCAACAAGACCATCATCAAGTTGCAGAACACCTCACGCATTGCAGAGAAACAG GACCAGAAACAGCAAGACTCCATCCAGGCTCTGCAGAGTCAGCTGGGGAACCTCACAAAACTGCTGGGCAATCTCACTGTCACTGTGGAAAAACTTCAGAAAGAG GTGTCGGACCGTCAGTGCTACCTGGTCTTCGCTCTGGTACTGTGCTTGTCCCTGGGACTGCTGATGTGCGGACAGTGCTGCCGCAGCTCCTGCGCCACCCCCCACGCCGACACGACAGTCGGCACCGTGGCGGCGGCGACGAAcacgacgacgacaacgacggCAACGGCGCCCAAGAGCAACAACTACCCAAGCCCCAAAAGATGCTTCTCCTCCTACGACGACATGAGCCTGAAGCGCAGGGTGTCATGTCCGCTGGTGCGCTCCAAATCCTTCCACCTGTCGTCTTCTGCCGAAGGTAAACATGACACCAATCCGTTCACCACCTCGCCCTTCAGACTGAAAGCCGTCGGTGGCGGCTCGTGTGCACACGCAGGCTTAAGGAGAATAAGAACGGCGCGTGAAGCTTTGGTGGCTTGCggtaggctttttaaaaaagccagcTGCCCTCCAATTCAAACGTTGAACATGTGTCCCTGTTCTTCAACTTGTGTTCCTGTTCCTTTTTTCTCTACAGTAGGTCCAGATGACTTGTATATTGTAGAGCCGCTAAGGTTTTCTCCAGAGAAAAAG AAAAAACGCTGTAAAACAAAATCTTTAGACAAGGTGGAAACACTGAAGGCGTCTGACCCCTCTGCACCCCTCACCAATGGCGTCATTAAATGCAACGGCTTCCACGCAAGCCCCCACCCTTTGCTCCCACCAGCACCATGGctccctcctccaccaccaccaccaccaccaccacccactaCTACTCAATCTGCCCCCGAGGACACCCCATCAGCACCCGCCTTTTCCGCAAAGGAGCCCCCCTCGGAGCCCTCTAGCTCCAGCTCGTCCACCCACTCGGAGGATTCATTCGTCGTGCGTCTGCAGCCTCCCTCGCTGGCCTTCTCTTACGGCGCGCCGCCCCCGACGACGGCACTCCGGGCCGCACTCCCCCCTCCGCCCCCACCCAAATCCCGGCAAGAGAAGCGCCTCACCAAGCGACGGAAATCACGTCACGGTCAGTTGGCGGACAATCGCCCGGTTTCGCAGCCCGCCGTGCGACAGCTCATGAAGCGCGGTAAAGAACTCGGCCGCGTTACGGCGGTCGGCGGACAAATCTGA